In Candidatus Pantoea floridensis, the genomic window AATGAGTTGTGGCGAGAATAATGAGCACGGATGGATGAACGCTTGCCGTAGCGAGAGGGCTGATTTAAGAGGGAGAACGGCAATTAACTGGTGTCCCCTGCAGGAATCGAACCTGCAACTAGCCCTTAGGAGGGGCTCGTTATATCCATTTAACTAAGGAGACGCCGGGCGCGCAGTATAACGCACCACGCGGTTAATTTTAACTACGCGAAGGTTGATTGCTCAATCAATCAACAATATAAGGCCAACCTCACACCTGTTTTTGCTTCTTTTTCCGCTTCTGTTCCGCACGCGCTTTCGCTTTTGCCGCTTCACTCATGTCATTACGAATCTGCGCATGGCTGATCAAAGCAAAAATAAGCGTACCGCCGGTGATATTGCCGAGCAGCGTGGGCAGCGCAAAAGGCCAAAAGAATTCATACCAGGGCAGCGTACCGGCAAACACCAGATACAGCACCTCAACGGAGCCCACCACGATATGCGCTAAGTCTCCGAGCGCAACCAGCCAAGTCATCATGACAATTACCACAATTTTTGCCGCGCCCGCATAGGGGAACATCCATACCATGGTGGCGATAATCCAGCCGGAAATCACCGCATTAGCGAACATTTCGCTTGGTGGGTTTACCATCACTTTTTCGCTGATGGCGGTAAAGGCCTGGCGGGTAGCATCGTCAAAAATCGGCATATGATTGAAGGCTAATGCGCCCAATGCGGTACCGATTAAATTGCCGACCAGCACCACGCCCCACAGGCGCAACAGCAGAGCAAAGTTGCTGCCGGTGGGTTTGTGCATCACGGGTAAAACGGCAGTTACGGTGTTCTCGGTAAACAGCTGCTGACGCGCCATTATCACGATGACAAAACCAAAGGTATATCCCAGGTTCTCCAGTAAAAATGCGCCGGGTACGCCTTTCAAATGGACCTGAAAAATGCCTTTTGCCATCAAGGATGCGCTCATCGACAATCCCGCGGCCACGGCAGACCACAGCAGCGCCATACCATCGCGTTCTAACTCTTTTTCCCCATCCTGGCGAATCTCTTCATGAATCGCCGCGGCCTGCGAGGGCAGAGCATCTTCATCGACTTCAATCTCCTTACCTTGATCTTTTTCATCACTCTCTACATCGTTGTCACTGTTTGAAATCGATGGTGAATGTTTCATGTTTTCCCCTGGTGATAATGCCAATGCGTAATAAGAGTAGTTGGTTTTAGCAAGGGTATTTTGTTACGAAGATTCAAAATAAGAGTAACGAAGTTTTAACTGAGATGGATTTTTGAGCGATTCATTGATCTGATGCGCATGAATACCTCATTTGGGGTAAGGGGTGACGGGCTCACAGGCTTCGGCCCACAGATTCATTGTGGTATTATCCCCGCCTCATTCATTGCCGTGATTCTCCCTTCTTATGCTCGAAGTCATTAATCTCTCATGCGTTCGTGATGAGCGAACCTTGTTTCACGGATTGAGCTTCCGGGTGCAACCGCGCGACATTGTGCAAATCGAAGGGCCGAACGGGGCTGGCAAAACGTCACTGCTGCGCTTGCTGGCCGGATTAAGCCGCGCGGAAGAAGGTGAAGTACTGTGGCAAACACAGCCAATCCGTCAGCAGCGCGAAATATGGCAACAAAACCTGCTGTATCTCGGCCATCATCCTGGCGTGAAATCGGTACTTTCTCCATTAGAGAATCTGCATTTCTGGCACGGTAGCAGCAATGAAAACGCGATCTTTGATGCCCTTGAACAGGTTGATTTACTGGGGTTTGAAGAGGTGCCGGTAGCGCAACTCTCCGCAGGGCAGCAGCGACGCGTGGCACTGGCCCGACTGTGGCTCAGCCCGGCATCGGTGTGGATCCTCGACGAACCGCTTACCGCCATTGATAAAGGTGGCGTGGAAAAATTAATGGCGCGTTTCGCTGCTCATGCCGATAACGGTGGTGCGGTGATTCTCACCACGCATCAGGATCTCCCCGGTAATCGGGATCGCGTGCGTAAAATTCGCCTTACTTCGGAGTGGGCTTGATGTTAGGCCGGGTCATTCAGCGCGAATTAAAAATCGCCTTCCGCAGCGGCGCTGAGGTAATTAATCCGCTGTGGTTTTTCCTGATTGTTATCACGCTGTTTCCATTAGGTATTGGACCAGAGCCGCAACAGCTGGCGCGTATTGCGCCGGGCGTAGCATGGGTTGCTGCCTTACTGGCCTCGCTGCTGGCGCTTGAGCGGCTGTTCCGCGATGATTTTCTTGATGGTTCGCTTGAGCAATTACTCCTGCTGCCAACGCCGCTGCCGCTTACTGTGCTGGGCAAAGTGATTGCTCACTGGTTAATTACCGGCCTGCCTTTAATTTTATTATCGCCGCTGGCCGCCTTATTACTCTCGCTGGATTTCTCTGGCTGGCGCGCGATGGCGCTGACGCTGTTACTTGGCACCCCAACGCTGAGCTTTCTGGGTGCGATTGGCACCGGATTGACGGTCGGACTACGACGCGGTGGGGTGTTACTCAGTCTGCTGGTGTTGCCGTTATCGATACCGGTTTTGATTTTTGCCAGCGCAGCGATTGATGCGGCCAGCATGGGATTACCGATCGGGGGTTATCTGGCGATTCTGGGCGCAATGCTGGCCGTGAGCGCAACCTTGTCGCCGTTTGCGACGGCTGCGGCCTTGCGTATTAGTCTGCATTAATTCGTGTCGCCCCAGAGCGGCCGAAATCTGAATTCTTTTTATTGTGAGCAATGCAAAATGTGGAAATGGTTACACCAGTGGGCAAAGCCTGAGCGGCTTTACCAGCTATGCGGTCGCTTGATTCCCTGGTTCGCGGTGCTGGGTGTTGGCACGCTGTTACTCGGTTGGATATGGGGCTTCGGCTTTGCTCCGGCGGATTATCAGCAGGGCAACAGCTTCCGAATTATGTACATTCACGTGCCGGCTGCGATGTGGTCAATGGGCGTATATGCGTCAATGGCGATCGCGGCCTTTATCGGCCTGGTGTGGCAGATGAAGATGGCTGATCTGGTCTCGGCCGCGATGGCGCCGATCGGCGCGGTATTTACCTTTATCGCGTTGGTCACCGGTTCCGCCTGGGGCAAACCGATGTGGGGTACCTGGTGGATCTGGGATGCACGCCTGACATCTGAGCTGGTATTGCTGTTCCTTTATATGGGTGTCATCGCGCTCTACCACTCGTTTGACGACCGCCGCACTGCCGGTCGTGCCGCAGGGATTTTAATTCTGGTTGGGGTGGTCAATCTGCCGATCATTCACTTCTCGGTTCAGTGGTGGAACACCCTGCATCAGGGCTCATCGGGCATTCTCCAGCAGGCCATCGATCCCAGTATGCGTACGCCGCTGCGCTGGTCGATTCTCGGTTACTTGCTGGTGTTCGGTGCCTTAACGCTGATGCGCCTGCGTAATCTGATCCTCTTTACCGAGCGCCATCGTCCGTGGGCGATTGATGTTGCGCAGGGAGGGGGCAAATCATGACGCCAGCCTTCACATCACTCAGTGATTTCTTCGCCATGGGCGGCTATGCGTTTTACGTCTGGCTGGCCGTCATTCTCACGTTGATTCCACTCTTCGGCCTGGTGCTGCACACCGTGCTCTTTCGCCGCCGAATGCTGGCAGAAATTCGCCAGCGTCAATCCAGGGAGCGCCGCATTCGCGCCGCCAAATCGAAAAAAACGGCCAATGAAGCAGGAGAATCCGTTTGAATATCCGTCGTCGTAATCGCCTGTATGTGGCGATAGCGGTGTTGATCGGGCTGGGCCTGGCAACGTCGCTGGTAATGTACGCGCTGCGTTCCAACATCGACCTGTTTTATACCCCGAGCGAAATTCTCTACGGCAAGGGCGAAGATCATCAGAAGCCCGAGCCGGGCCAGCGCCTGCGCATTGGTGGCATGGTGATGCCAGGTAGCGTTAAGCGCGATGCGAAAACCCTCGCCGTCTCATTCAAACTGTATGACGCCAACGGCGTGGTGAATGTCAGTTACGAAGGCATCTTGCCGGACCTGTTCCGCGAAGGGCAGGGCGTGGTCGCGCAGGGGGTACTGGAAGAGGGCAACCTGGTGAATGCCAAAGAAGTGCTGGCGAAGCATGATGAAAAATATACGCCACCTGAAATTGAAGATGCGATGAAGAAGAATCACACCGGACCCGCGTCCGCTTATCAACAGGCGGGAGCGCAATCATGATGCCGGAAATCGGTAGCTTCTTGCTGTGTCTGGCGCTCGGCCTGGCGCTACTGCTGAGTGTTTATCCGCTCTGGGGCGCGGCGCGTCAGGATGCACGTTTAATGGCGATGGCTCGCCCGCTGACGTGGGGTTTGTTTATCTGTGTCGCGGCTTCATTCCTGGTGCTCGTGCACGCCTTTGTGGTGAATGATTTTACCGTGGGCTATGTCGCCACCAACTCCAATACTCTGCTGCCGGTTTACTATCGTATCGCAGCAACCTGGGGGGCGCATGAAGGTTCTCTGTTGTTGTGGGTATTGTTGCTAAGCACCTGGACTTTAGCGGTGGCGATTTTCAGCCGCGGTATGCCGCAGGATGCGCTGGCGCGCGTGCTGGCGGTAATGGGCATGATTAATCTGGGCTTCCTGCTGTTTATCATCCTTACCTCGAATCCGTTTACGCGCACCTTGCCGAACTTCCCGATCGATGGACGCGATCTCAATCCGATGTTGCAGGATATCGGGCTGATCTTCCATCCGCCCCTGTTGTATATGGGGTATGTTGGTTTCTCAGTCGCGTTCGCTTTCGCCATTGCTTCACTGATGGCGGGGCGCCTGGATACCGCATGGGCGCGCTGGTCACGTCCGTGGACCACTGCCGCATGGGTGTTTTTAACCATTGGTATCGTGCTCGGTTCTGCCTGGGCCTATTACGAGCTTGGCTGGGGCGGCTGGTGGTTCTGGGATCCGGTAGAAAACGCCTCCTTTATGCCGTGGCTGGCCGGCACGGCGCTGATGCATTCACTGGCCGTCACCGAAAAGCGCGGTAGCTTTAAGTCGTGGACGGTGTTACTGGCGATTACTGCGTTCTCTTTAAGCCTGCTTGGCACCTTCCTTGTGCGTTCCGGCGTGCTGGTTTCAGTGCACTCATTCGCCTCTGACCCGGCGCGCGGCATGTTTATCCTCGCGTTCCTGGTGATTGTGATTGGCAGCTCGCTGCTACTATATGCGTTAAAAGGTGGCCAGGTGCGCAGCCGCGTGCAGAGTGAAGCCTGGTCGCGCGAATCCTTCCTGTTAGGCAACAACGTGCTACTGATCGCGGCGATGCTGGTGGTCCTGCTGGGTACACTTCTGCCGCTGGTGCATAAACAGTTAGGCTTGGGCAGTATCTCCGTTGGCGAACCTTTTTTTAATACCATGTTCACCTGGCTGATGGCGCCGTTTGCGCTGATGCTGGGCATTGGCCCACTGGTACGCTGGCGTCGCGATCAGCCGCAGAAGTTGTGGAAACGTCTTGGCGTTGGTCTGCTGGTAACGCTGATTTTGTCTATCGCACTGCCGTGGCTGTTGCAGGATCGCATCGAAGCGATGACGGTCATCGGCCTGCTGATGTCGATCTGGGTGATCATGCTGACGCTGATGGAGCTGCACGAGCGCGCAACGCATCGCCACTCCTTCTTCAAAGGATTGCGTCATCTCTCGCGCAGCCATTGGGGCATGGTGCTGGGCCATCTTGGCGTGGCGGTCACGGTGGTGGGCATCGCTTTTAGCACCCAATACAGCGTTGAGCGTGATGTGCGTATGAAAGCCGGCGATAGTGTCGACATCCACAACTATCACTTTACTTTCCACGGTGTGCGCAACCTGCAGGGCCCGAACTACAGCGGTGGCGAAGCCATCATTGAAGTGACGCGCAACGGCAAGCCGGAAGCGGTGATGCAAGCGGAAAAACGCTTTTACGCGGCGGCGCGCACCATGATGACCGAAGCGGCCATCAGCGGCGGTTTCACGCGCGATCTTTATGCGGCGCTCGGTGAAGAGCTGGATGACGGTTCATGGGCAGTACGTATCTACTACAAGCCTTTTGTTCGCTGGATCTGGTACGGCGGCGTGTTTATGGCGGTGGGCGGCCTGTTCTGCCTGTTCGATCCCCGTTATCGCTCGCGTAAAAAAGCAGAGCGCGAGGAGCTGGCATGAACAAAAAAATCCTTTTTATCCCGCTAGTCCTATTTTTACTGCTGGCGGCGGCACTGCTCTGGCAGCTGTCGCGCAACGCTAATGGCGATGATCCTACGCGCCTCGAATCGGCGCTGATCGGCAAACCTGTGCCGGTGTTTAAACTCGAAGCGCTCGATAAGCCAGGTAAAATCTATGACCAGCATGTGC contains:
- a CDS encoding formate/nitrite transporter family protein; the encoded protein is MKHSPSISNSDNDVESDEKDQGKEIEVDEDALPSQAAAIHEEIRQDGEKELERDGMALLWSAVAAGLSMSASLMAKGIFQVHLKGVPGAFLLENLGYTFGFVIVIMARQQLFTENTVTAVLPVMHKPTGSNFALLLRLWGVVLVGNLIGTALGALAFNHMPIFDDATRQAFTAISEKVMVNPPSEMFANAVISGWIIATMVWMFPYAGAAKIVVIVMMTWLVALGDLAHIVVGSVEVLYLVFAGTLPWYEFFWPFALPTLLGNITGGTLIFALISHAQIRNDMSEAAKAKARAEQKRKKKQKQV
- the ccmA gene encoding cytochrome c biogenesis heme-transporting ATPase CcmA gives rise to the protein MLEVINLSCVRDERTLFHGLSFRVQPRDIVQIEGPNGAGKTSLLRLLAGLSRAEEGEVLWQTQPIRQQREIWQQNLLYLGHHPGVKSVLSPLENLHFWHGSSNENAIFDALEQVDLLGFEEVPVAQLSAGQQRRVALARLWLSPASVWILDEPLTAIDKGGVEKLMARFAAHADNGGAVILTTHQDLPGNRDRVRKIRLTSEWA
- the ccmB gene encoding heme exporter protein CcmB, producing MLGRVIQRELKIAFRSGAEVINPLWFFLIVITLFPLGIGPEPQQLARIAPGVAWVAALLASLLALERLFRDDFLDGSLEQLLLLPTPLPLTVLGKVIAHWLITGLPLILLSPLAALLLSLDFSGWRAMALTLLLGTPTLSFLGAIGTGLTVGLRRGGVLLSLLVLPLSIPVLIFASAAIDAASMGLPIGGYLAILGAMLAVSATLSPFATAAALRISLH
- a CDS encoding heme ABC transporter permease, with protein sequence MWKWLHQWAKPERLYQLCGRLIPWFAVLGVGTLLLGWIWGFGFAPADYQQGNSFRIMYIHVPAAMWSMGVYASMAIAAFIGLVWQMKMADLVSAAMAPIGAVFTFIALVTGSAWGKPMWGTWWIWDARLTSELVLLFLYMGVIALYHSFDDRRTAGRAAGILILVGVVNLPIIHFSVQWWNTLHQGSSGILQQAIDPSMRTPLRWSILGYLLVFGALTLMRLRNLILFTERHRPWAIDVAQGGGKS
- the ccmD gene encoding heme exporter protein CcmD, producing the protein MTPAFTSLSDFFAMGGYAFYVWLAVILTLIPLFGLVLHTVLFRRRMLAEIRQRQSRERRIRAAKSKKTANEAGESV
- the ccmE gene encoding cytochrome c maturation protein CcmE is translated as MNIRRRNRLYVAIAVLIGLGLATSLVMYALRSNIDLFYTPSEILYGKGEDHQKPEPGQRLRIGGMVMPGSVKRDAKTLAVSFKLYDANGVVNVSYEGILPDLFREGQGVVAQGVLEEGNLVNAKEVLAKHDEKYTPPEIEDAMKKNHTGPASAYQQAGAQS
- a CDS encoding heme lyase CcmF/NrfE family subunit translates to MMPEIGSFLLCLALGLALLLSVYPLWGAARQDARLMAMARPLTWGLFICVAASFLVLVHAFVVNDFTVGYVATNSNTLLPVYYRIAATWGAHEGSLLLWVLLLSTWTLAVAIFSRGMPQDALARVLAVMGMINLGFLLFIILTSNPFTRTLPNFPIDGRDLNPMLQDIGLIFHPPLLYMGYVGFSVAFAFAIASLMAGRLDTAWARWSRPWTTAAWVFLTIGIVLGSAWAYYELGWGGWWFWDPVENASFMPWLAGTALMHSLAVTEKRGSFKSWTVLLAITAFSLSLLGTFLVRSGVLVSVHSFASDPARGMFILAFLVIVIGSSLLLYALKGGQVRSRVQSEAWSRESFLLGNNVLLIAAMLVVLLGTLLPLVHKQLGLGSISVGEPFFNTMFTWLMAPFALMLGIGPLVRWRRDQPQKLWKRLGVGLLVTLILSIALPWLLQDRIEAMTVIGLLMSIWVIMLTLMELHERATHRHSFFKGLRHLSRSHWGMVLGHLGVAVTVVGIAFSTQYSVERDVRMKAGDSVDIHNYHFTFHGVRNLQGPNYSGGEAIIEVTRNGKPEAVMQAEKRFYAAARTMMTEAAISGGFTRDLYAALGEELDDGSWAVRIYYKPFVRWIWYGGVFMAVGGLFCLFDPRYRSRKKAEREELA